The following are encoded together in the Pseudodesulfovibrio indicus genome:
- a CDS encoding DnaJ family domain-containing protein, with protein sequence MFNVTALIAEEHIRKAQEEGKFDDLEGRGLPLRPDEAANLPPELRMAYRILRSSGYLPPEITEEKEISQAIDLLEHLEDEQERYRQMQKLNVMIMQMNERRGRPVTLDNSGDYYRRIVEKVRVAENKFGKTGVKNNGNKE encoded by the coding sequence ATGTTCAACGTGACGGCTCTCATCGCCGAAGAACATATCCGCAAAGCCCAGGAAGAAGGCAAATTCGACGACCTCGAAGGGAGGGGGCTCCCCCTCCGGCCCGACGAGGCGGCGAACCTGCCCCCGGAACTGCGCATGGCTTACCGGATACTCAGGAGTTCGGGCTACCTGCCCCCGGAGATCACCGAGGAAAAGGAGATTTCCCAGGCCATCGACCTCCTGGAACACCTTGAGGACGAGCAGGAACGGTACCGCCAGATGCAGAAGCTCAACGTGATGATCATGCAGATGAACGAGCGACGCGGGCGGCCGGTGACCCTGGACAATTCGGGCGACTATTACCGCCGCATCGTGGAAAAGGTCCGCGTGGCGGAAAACAAATTTGGAAAGACCGGCGTGAAAAACAACGGCAACAAAGAGTAA
- the era gene encoding GTPase Era produces MHKFGMIALIGPPNAGKSTLMNTYLGQKVAIVSPKPQTTRNRISGILTTDEAQIVFLDTPGIHRLRGKMNRFLLESAWNALASSDAVVVLLDAALYCAKPQLLDKEIAPLVKPVSEAGRPVLVAVNKIDRIKEKDQLLPFMARLSELWPEAEFVPVSALKGKGTNELLERILALTPEGPQMFPEDQISTVPVRFMASEIIREKLFYSLRQELPYSTAVEIEQWDETTREDMVVINAVIYTSRKSHKGMIIGKQGANLKEIGSQARKDIAELTGTKVHLELWVKVREGWTEDPGFLRSLGLGE; encoded by the coding sequence ATGCACAAATTCGGCATGATCGCCCTGATCGGGCCGCCCAACGCGGGCAAGTCCACCCTGATGAACACCTATCTCGGCCAGAAGGTCGCCATCGTCTCGCCCAAGCCGCAGACCACGCGCAACCGGATCAGCGGCATCCTGACCACTGACGAGGCCCAGATCGTTTTCCTGGACACCCCCGGCATCCACCGGCTGCGCGGCAAGATGAACCGCTTCCTGCTGGAGTCCGCGTGGAACGCGCTGGCCTCGTCGGATGCGGTGGTGGTCCTGCTGGACGCGGCGCTGTATTGCGCCAAACCGCAGCTCCTGGACAAGGAGATCGCGCCCCTGGTCAAGCCGGTGAGCGAAGCGGGCCGTCCCGTTCTGGTGGCCGTGAACAAGATCGACCGGATCAAGGAGAAGGACCAGCTGCTGCCGTTCATGGCCCGGTTGTCCGAGCTGTGGCCCGAGGCGGAGTTCGTCCCGGTGTCCGCCCTCAAGGGCAAGGGGACCAACGAGCTGCTGGAGCGCATCCTGGCGCTCACCCCGGAAGGCCCGCAGATGTTCCCGGAAGACCAGATTTCCACGGTCCCCGTGCGGTTCATGGCCTCGGAGATCATCCGCGAGAAGCTCTTCTATTCGCTCAGGCAGGAGCTGCCCTATTCCACGGCCGTGGAAATCGAGCAGTGGGACGAGACCACGCGCGAGGACATGGTGGTCATCAACGCGGTCATCTACACCTCGCGCAAGAGCCACAAGGGCATGATCATCGGCAAGCAGGGCGCGAACCTCAAGGAAATCGGCTCCCAGGCGCGCAAGGACATCGCGGAGCTGACCGGCACCAAGGTCCACCTGGAGCTGTGGGTCAAGGTCCGCGAAGGCTGGACCGAAGATCCCGGATTTCTTCGTTCCTTGGGCCTCGGCGAATAA
- a CDS encoding ATP-binding protein — protein sequence MPQKPILAGSVSPLHPFKTAAVLALALWLGVLCVRPAAGADHVTAVVLRDLPPLYTTDAKDRPDGYALDIFREVAHRAGLTYDLFVVGSWTEALDAIRSGRADVMPGIGISPARKAEFRFAGIFETIPVSCFIRSDSRNIRSIDDLPGLRTAVLSSSAAQTKLGRRPGMRLLSYNTLDEALFNLLAGHADALVGPAPVVWKKAIEIKVDNHLRQVGEPLMELKRGYLLRKGDAELARRFDEALSNFVGTPGFRELYLKWWGEPKPFWTVLRVMLAALAAMVAMAVAFAVWRWRSVSALNRDLRAAMTDLLQAQDRLTASEARLNRAQELTALGSFERDLITGEGYWSEGMSKLLGFPPMDRAPALNSFVEQIHPDDREEYLRGVAIICPENPTYETDFRFKPKGDEEYRYASCRYSHLFDRDGFPVRRIGAIQDITERKRIEAELREAKERAEAANLAKSEFLANMSHELRTPLNGAMGMLQLMALDELSETHRDYVQTALFSCRNLTGLLSDILDLSKVEAGKLELSPQPLCPAELLGLVRDTFHHTAETKGIRLVVRLDESTPDRVVGDPARLRQILFNLAGNAIKFTESGEVTVEVSRVGDSGPDRCRLLFTVSDTGIGVADEAVERIFGPFIQVDGAYTRRFQGTGLGLHIVKRLAGLMGGSLSIESEQGVGTSVHFCAAFDIAEPEPACGPLVTDPIPGTGRPLRILIAEDERVNRVALSRMVERLGHTALCAANGREALDAVEREPFDLILMDIQMPDMNGLEATAALRTDPLYRAHARLPVVAMTAHAMAGDRERFIRAGMDGYLAKPADLGQLKDVLDRFSH from the coding sequence ATGCCCCAAAAGCCCATTCTCGCCGGGAGCGTATCTCCCCTGCATCCGTTCAAGACCGCGGCGGTTTTGGCCCTGGCCCTCTGGCTGGGCGTCCTCTGCGTGCGCCCGGCCGCAGGGGCGGACCACGTCACGGCCGTGGTCCTGCGCGACCTGCCGCCCCTGTACACCACGGACGCCAAGGACCGGCCCGACGGCTACGCCCTGGACATCTTCCGGGAGGTAGCCCACCGTGCCGGGCTGACCTACGACCTGTTCGTGGTCGGCAGCTGGACCGAGGCCCTGGACGCCATCCGCTCCGGCCGGGCCGACGTCATGCCCGGCATCGGCATCTCCCCTGCGCGTAAGGCCGAGTTCCGCTTTGCCGGGATATTCGAGACCATCCCCGTGTCCTGCTTCATACGCTCCGACTCCCGGAACATCCGATCCATCGACGACCTGCCGGGACTGCGCACCGCGGTCCTGAGCAGCAGCGCGGCCCAGACCAAGCTCGGCAGACGGCCGGGCATGCGGCTGCTTTCCTACAACACCCTGGACGAGGCCCTGTTCAACCTCCTGGCCGGGCATGCGGACGCCCTTGTGGGACCCGCCCCCGTGGTCTGGAAAAAGGCCATCGAGATCAAGGTGGACAACCATCTGCGGCAGGTGGGGGAGCCGCTCATGGAGCTCAAGCGCGGCTACCTGCTCCGCAAGGGGGATGCGGAGCTGGCCCGGCGGTTCGACGAGGCGCTGTCCAATTTCGTCGGCACGCCGGGATTCCGGGAATTGTATCTCAAATGGTGGGGCGAACCCAAGCCGTTCTGGACCGTGCTCCGGGTCATGCTGGCCGCGCTGGCGGCCATGGTCGCCATGGCCGTGGCCTTTGCCGTGTGGCGCTGGCGGTCCGTGTCCGCCCTCAACCGCGACCTCCGGGCGGCCATGACGGACCTGCTCCAGGCCCAGGACCGGCTGACGGCCAGCGAGGCGCGGCTGAACCGGGCGCAGGAGCTGACCGCCCTCGGCAGCTTCGAACGGGACCTGATCACCGGCGAGGGCTACTGGTCAGAGGGAATGAGCAAACTGCTCGGGTTTCCGCCCATGGACCGGGCGCCGGCCCTGAATTCGTTCGTCGAGCAGATCCATCCCGACGACCGCGAGGAGTACCTCCGGGGCGTGGCCATCATCTGCCCGGAAAATCCGACCTACGAGACGGACTTCCGATTCAAGCCCAAAGGCGATGAGGAATACCGTTACGCCTCCTGCCGCTACTCCCACCTGTTCGACAGGGACGGGTTTCCGGTGCGGCGCATCGGGGCCATCCAGGACATCACCGAACGCAAGCGCATCGAGGCCGAGCTGCGCGAGGCCAAGGAGCGGGCCGAGGCCGCCAACCTGGCCAAGAGCGAATTCCTGGCCAACATGAGCCACGAGCTGCGCACGCCCCTGAACGGGGCCATGGGCATGCTCCAGCTCATGGCCCTGGACGAGCTGTCCGAAACTCACCGCGACTACGTTCAGACGGCCCTGTTCTCCTGCCGCAACCTGACCGGACTGCTCAGCGACATCCTGGACCTGTCCAAGGTCGAGGCGGGCAAGCTGGAGCTGTCGCCCCAGCCCCTGTGCCCGGCCGAGCTGCTTGGGCTGGTCCGCGATACCTTCCATCACACAGCCGAGACCAAGGGCATCCGCCTGGTCGTCCGGCTGGACGAGTCCACCCCTGACCGGGTGGTGGGCGACCCCGCCCGGCTGCGCCAGATTCTGTTCAACCTCGCGGGCAACGCCATCAAGTTCACGGAGAGCGGCGAGGTGACCGTGGAAGTCTCCCGGGTGGGCGACTCGGGCCCGGACCGCTGCCGCCTGCTCTTCACGGTCAGCGACACGGGCATCGGCGTGGCGGACGAGGCCGTGGAGCGCATCTTCGGCCCGTTCATCCAGGTGGACGGGGCGTACACCAGGCGGTTCCAGGGTACGGGACTGGGGCTGCACATCGTCAAGCGGCTGGCCGGGCTCATGGGCGGCAGCCTGAGCATCGAAAGCGAACAGGGCGTGGGCACGTCCGTCCATTTCTGCGCCGCCTTCGACATCGCCGAGCCGGAACCGGCCTGCGGGCCGCTGGTCACCGACCCGATTCCCGGGACCGGCAGGCCGCTGCGCATCCTCATCGCCGAGGACGAACGGGTCAACCGCGTGGCCCTGTCCCGCATGGTGGAGCGGCTGGGCCACACCGCCCTGTGCGCGGCCAACGGCCGGGAGGCCCTGGACGCAGTGGAGCGCGAACCGTTCGACCTCATCCTCATGGACATCCAGATGCCGGACATGAACGGGCTGGAGGCCACCGCCGCTCTGCGCACAGACCCGCTCTACCGGGCCCACGCCCGCCTGCCCGTGGTGGCCATGACCGCCCACGCCATGGCCGGGGACCGGGAGCGGTTCATCCGGGCCGGGATGGACGGCTACCTGGCCAAGCCAGCCGACCTGGGCCAGCTCAAGGACGTCCTCGACCGCTTCAGCCACTGA
- a CDS encoding metal-sensitive transcriptional regulator has translation MDEAMTAEEQAIKKNVLSRMKRIEGQVRGIQGMIESGKECQDILVQMRAVRSALQSANKLILKRYLIKCYAESMENGADPKDALEKFIGVVTGFIEG, from the coding sequence ATGGATGAAGCCATGACCGCGGAAGAGCAGGCGATCAAGAAGAACGTACTCTCCCGCATGAAGCGCATCGAAGGTCAGGTCCGGGGCATCCAGGGCATGATCGAGTCCGGCAAGGAATGCCAGGATATTCTGGTCCAGATGCGGGCCGTCCGTTCCGCGCTCCAGTCCGCCAACAAGCTCATTCTGAAGCGGTATCTGATCAAATGCTATGCGGAATCCATGGAAAACGGAGCGGACCCCAAGGACGCGCTCGAGAAGTTCATCGGCGTCGTGACGGGGTTCATCGAAGGCTAA
- a CDS encoding TorD/DmsD family molecular chaperone — MAHALAPLAESGDFSDLETEYVRLFIAGPGGIPAPLYESCHLGNERRTMGRSALDMRDRLAAAGLSVALDSNEPPDHLTLELEYLYHLCAEGWASDPALAEQAEAFAAQVMLPWVRRFRDALAGADPHPVYLGAADIVVAVLERVPDA, encoded by the coding sequence ATGGCCCACGCCCTCGCGCCGCTGGCGGAATCCGGCGACTTCTCCGACCTGGAGACCGAGTACGTCCGCCTGTTCATCGCCGGTCCCGGCGGCATCCCGGCTCCGCTCTACGAATCCTGCCACCTGGGCAACGAGCGCCGGACCATGGGCCGGAGCGCCCTGGACATGCGCGACCGCCTGGCGGCCGCCGGGCTTTCGGTCGCCCTGGACTCCAACGAGCCGCCCGACCACCTGACCCTGGAGCTGGAGTATCTCTACCACCTCTGCGCCGAGGGCTGGGCCAGTGATCCAGCCCTGGCCGAACAGGCCGAAGCCTTCGCCGCCCAGGTCATGCTCCCGTGGGTCCGCCGCTTCCGCGACGCCCTGGCCGGGGCCGACCCGCATCCCGTCTACCTGGGCGCGGCGGACATCGTCGTGGCCGTACTCGAGAGGGTCCCGGACGCCTAG
- a CDS encoding rhodanese-like domain-containing protein, with translation MQRPITCVAWLLLALCFLPVRPALADETEIWWASAQAEADRDGYLLLDDDGLRKLVDEKADMVLLDARADYEFAAGHLPGAANLEFDLGDDIELPQAKRQALQDLLGPDKDRMLVVYCRSFRULRSSIAARWAARLGYTNVYRYPGGFHGWKEKHPTLVEGKTEEKHVLAVGDDFPTCRVAVLNGDEDREYLELPEGARFLELSELKARFVLIQLYNTLCNDCVAETKKLTRFFKLVEADPVLHGQLKIIGLGIYDSNQQVVRFRKHYDVAYPLFSDKSGQIFECLGQAELPLAYLVRAKGDGTWNIELIKRGYFEPDEQFLSVLRSAVVRAEGAD, from the coding sequence ATGCAAAGACCGATCACCTGTGTTGCATGGCTGCTCCTCGCCTTGTGTTTTCTGCCCGTCCGGCCCGCGCTGGCCGACGAGACCGAGATATGGTGGGCTTCTGCCCAGGCCGAGGCGGACCGCGACGGTTACCTGCTGCTGGACGACGACGGGCTCAGGAAGCTCGTGGACGAAAAGGCGGACATGGTCCTGTTGGACGCCCGCGCGGACTACGAGTTCGCGGCCGGGCATCTCCCCGGGGCGGCGAACCTGGAGTTCGACCTGGGCGACGACATCGAGCTGCCGCAGGCCAAGCGCCAGGCCCTGCAGGACCTGCTCGGCCCGGACAAGGACCGGATGCTGGTCGTCTACTGCCGGAGCTTCAGGTGACTGCGCAGCTCCATTGCGGCGCGCTGGGCAGCGCGTCTCGGTTATACCAACGTCTACCGGTACCCAGGCGGCTTTCACGGCTGGAAGGAGAAGCATCCGACCCTGGTGGAAGGCAAGACCGAGGAGAAGCACGTCCTGGCCGTGGGCGACGACTTCCCCACCTGCCGGGTGGCGGTGCTCAACGGCGACGAGGACCGGGAATACCTGGAGCTGCCCGAGGGCGCGCGGTTCCTGGAGTTGTCCGAGCTCAAGGCGCGGTTCGTGCTCATCCAGCTCTACAACACCCTGTGCAACGACTGCGTGGCCGAGACCAAGAAGCTGACGCGGTTCTTCAAGCTCGTGGAGGCGGACCCGGTGCTGCACGGGCAGCTCAAGATCATCGGCCTGGGCATCTACGACTCGAACCAGCAGGTGGTCCGGTTCCGCAAGCACTACGACGTGGCCTATCCGCTGTTCTCGGACAAGAGCGGGCAGATATTCGAATGCCTCGGCCAGGCCGAGTTGCCGCTGGCCTACCTGGTCCGGGCCAAGGGAGACGGGACCTGGAACATCGAGCTGATCAAGCGCGGTTATTTCGAGCCGGACGAGCAGTTCCTGAGCGTGCTGCGGTCGGCGGTGGTCCGGGCCGAGGGCGCGGACTAG
- a CDS encoding rhodanese-like domain-containing protein: MHKKLIAVAVVLAFMVAAMAGPAAAQDGKKPAFKQYTAIVDYAFVAKYAKMPQPKDVMVIDSRPYKPKYVEGYIPTAVSIPASQFDKMTDKLPANKGALLIFYCGGFDCPLSHKSAYAAEALGYTNIKVYAAGFPDWKKNAPYYSIGLENLSERIAAGDQQLVIDARPYKKFLEGAIPSAVGIPEKDFAAKRGMLPVDKANVTLIYYCGGYACALSHKSAVKARYLGYKNVLVAEAGYPGWKEMFGAADTGAVMAGEAEGAVDTEWFLATIKSNPDSILLIDVRDPEEYAAGHFPSAVNMTVDMIEKQAAEIPTDKPIVFSCASGARAGEAFYLFKDLRPEVEKVFYLEATNSFGSDNSYEVHPNK; the protein is encoded by the coding sequence ATGCACAAGAAGTTGATTGCCGTGGCCGTCGTGCTGGCGTTCATGGTGGCGGCTATGGCCGGGCCCGCAGCGGCTCAGGACGGGAAGAAGCCCGCGTTCAAGCAGTATACCGCCATCGTGGACTACGCCTTCGTGGCCAAGTACGCGAAGATGCCCCAGCCCAAGGACGTGATGGTCATCGATTCGCGTCCCTACAAGCCCAAGTACGTCGAGGGGTACATCCCCACCGCCGTGTCCATCCCGGCCAGCCAGTTCGACAAGATGACGGACAAGCTGCCCGCGAACAAGGGCGCGCTGCTGATCTTCTACTGCGGCGGATTCGACTGCCCGCTGTCCCACAAGTCCGCCTATGCGGCCGAGGCCCTGGGCTACACCAACATCAAGGTCTACGCCGCCGGTTTCCCGGACTGGAAGAAGAACGCGCCGTACTATTCCATCGGCCTGGAGAACCTGAGCGAGCGCATCGCCGCCGGTGACCAGCAGCTGGTCATCGACGCCCGCCCGTACAAGAAGTTCCTGGAAGGGGCCATCCCCTCCGCCGTCGGTATCCCCGAGAAGGACTTCGCGGCCAAGCGCGGCATGCTGCCCGTGGACAAGGCCAACGTGACCCTGATCTACTACTGCGGCGGCTATGCCTGCGCCCTGTCCCACAAGTCCGCGGTCAAGGCCCGTTACCTGGGCTACAAGAACGTGCTCGTGGCCGAGGCCGGCTACCCCGGCTGGAAGGAGATGTTCGGCGCGGCCGACACCGGCGCCGTCATGGCCGGCGAGGCCGAAGGCGCCGTGGACACCGAGTGGTTCCTGGCGACCATCAAGAGCAATCCCGATTCCATCCTGCTGATCGACGTGCGTGATCCCGAAGAGTACGCCGCCGGTCACTTCCCGTCCGCCGTGAACATGACCGTGGACATGATCGAGAAGCAGGCCGCCGAGATCCCGACCGACAAGCCCATCGTCTTCTCCTGCGCCTCCGGCGCTCGGGCGGGCGAGGCGTTCTACCTGTTCAAGGACCTGCGCCCCGAGGTGGAGAAGGTCTTCTACCTGGAAGCCACCAACTCCTTCGGCAGCGACAACAGCTATGAGGTCCATCCCAACAAGTAG
- a CDS encoding formate dehydrogenase subunit gamma, with protein sequence MPSKTYKRHDRSDIFIHWFNAACWLLLLLTGVGLIQNPDIDPFGSGYPEALRSLVGGGGNLLAIHEFIGLVWIAGFLLYLLVNFRGAKFFLAEVFAVSPARDMAWMFKKMILMTLGPKALKAVGASPDLPDQGYYNMGQKAFAQASVVGGIVIAVTGVIMYLSDRTFGAESTGMVGWAVTLHFIGVGLVFAGLLVHVYMAAISPEERPGFKSMFTGVVPGDYAKHHHRLWWEKVRSGSEGSE encoded by the coding sequence ATGCCTAGCAAGACCTACAAGCGACACGACAGGTCCGACATCTTCATCCACTGGTTCAACGCGGCCTGTTGGCTGCTGCTCCTGCTCACCGGCGTGGGGCTGATCCAGAACCCGGACATCGACCCGTTCGGTTCCGGCTATCCCGAGGCGCTGCGTTCCCTGGTGGGCGGCGGCGGAAACCTGCTGGCCATCCACGAGTTCATCGGCCTGGTCTGGATCGCGGGCTTCCTGCTCTACCTGCTGGTCAATTTCCGGGGCGCGAAGTTCTTCCTGGCCGAGGTTTTCGCGGTCAGCCCGGCCCGCGACATGGCCTGGATGTTCAAGAAGATGATCCTCATGACCCTGGGTCCCAAGGCGCTCAAGGCCGTGGGCGCGAGCCCCGACCTGCCCGACCAGGGATACTACAACATGGGCCAGAAGGCGTTTGCCCAGGCCTCGGTGGTGGGCGGCATCGTCATCGCCGTCACCGGCGTGATCATGTACCTCTCCGACCGGACCTTCGGGGCCGAGTCCACGGGCATGGTCGGCTGGGCCGTGACCCTGCACTTCATCGGTGTGGGGCTGGTCTTCGCCGGTCTCCTGGTCCACGTCTACATGGCCGCCATCTCCCCGGAGGAGCGGCCCGGTTTCAAGTCCATGTTCACCGGCGTGGTGCCGGGCGACTACGCCAAGCACCATCACCGGCTGTGGTGGGAAAAGGTCAGATCCGGGTCCGAGGGCTCGGAGTAG
- a CDS encoding 4Fe-4S dicluster domain-containing protein, protein MAQQLAMVIDAAKCIDCKACVAACKVANEVPEGQFRNWIKTTGAPAVPGRGDGKPRFQPGACMHCENPTCVSACPTGATYKDTVTGEVVIDDALCIGCGNCIPACPYDARFRNEVKRKADKCNYCPERRAAGLPPACVDTCPTKARVFGDINDPASAAGILYNKNKERLTRVAAKTDTKPNMYYLGDPGPGEWGREAVIPASMVAMKQTAPLIKGVVALSGLGVLAMLGRQLFAGSGTDHKEDGDA, encoded by the coding sequence ATGGCACAGCAACTCGCCATGGTCATCGATGCGGCCAAGTGCATCGACTGCAAGGCGTGCGTGGCGGCCTGCAAGGTGGCCAACGAGGTCCCCGAAGGGCAGTTCCGCAACTGGATCAAGACCACCGGCGCACCGGCGGTCCCGGGCAGGGGCGACGGCAAGCCGCGCTTCCAGCCCGGCGCGTGCATGCACTGCGAAAACCCCACCTGCGTGTCGGCCTGTCCCACGGGCGCGACCTACAAGGACACGGTCACCGGCGAGGTGGTCATCGACGACGCCCTGTGCATCGGCTGCGGCAACTGCATCCCGGCCTGCCCGTACGACGCCCGTTTCCGCAACGAGGTCAAGCGCAAGGCGGACAAGTGCAACTACTGCCCGGAGCGACGCGCCGCAGGGCTGCCCCCCGCGTGCGTGGACACCTGCCCGACCAAGGCGCGGGTCTTCGGCGACATCAACGACCCGGCCAGCGCGGCGGGCATCCTCTACAACAAGAACAAGGAGCGGCTGACCCGCGTGGCGGCCAAGACCGACACCAAGCCGAACATGTACTACCTGGGCGATCCCGGTCCGGGCGAGTGGGGCCGCGAGGCCGTGATCCCCGCGTCCATGGTGGCCATGAAGCAGACCGCCCCGCTGATCAAGGGAGTCGTGGCCCTGTCCGGCCTCGGCGTCCTGGCCATGCTCGGACGGCAGCTGTTTGCCGGTTCCGGCACCGACCACAAGGAGGACGGCGATGCCTAG